Proteins found in one Paenibacillus dendritiformis genomic segment:
- the lpdA gene encoding dihydrolipoyl dehydrogenase, giving the protein MTKQVDVAILGGGTGGYVAAIAAAQAGKSVVVIEREKLGGTCLHRGCIPSKALLRSAEVYQQAVNGSAYGIEVEGVKLRFDHVQARKRDVVEKLHQGVSMLMRKHAIEVIHGTGRVMGPSIFSPKSGSVAVEYPDKEADTIVPKHLIIATGSRPRMLPGLDADGDLIVTTDQALEWEKLPARVAILGGGVIGVEWASMLADFGVEVDVIEAGERIVPMEEEETARELQRQLAKRGVRFHTKAALQPEAVHKDEERGEVHLIIEENGESVSINADKLLVSIGRQANIENIGLENVGLETEKGFIRVNEWMQTNESHIYAIGDVIGGLQLAHAAAAEGLTAVRHLCGDTSVGYDSRNIPRAIYSRPEAASIGWTEQEARAAGYDVKVSRVPLHAVGKSLVHGEPEGFAKVIADARSRDLLGVHIVGPHATELIGEASAAMLLDATAWEMGQVIRPHPSLSEILTEAMLAVEGKAIHI; this is encoded by the coding sequence ATGACAAAGCAAGTCGATGTAGCCATTTTGGGCGGAGGAACGGGCGGATATGTCGCGGCCATCGCGGCGGCGCAAGCGGGGAAATCGGTCGTCGTCATTGAACGGGAGAAGCTGGGCGGAACCTGCCTGCACCGCGGGTGCATTCCGAGCAAGGCGCTCCTGCGCAGCGCGGAAGTGTATCAGCAAGCGGTGAACGGTTCGGCCTACGGCATCGAGGTCGAGGGCGTGAAGCTGCGCTTTGACCATGTCCAGGCCCGCAAACGGGACGTTGTCGAGAAGCTGCATCAAGGGGTCTCGATGCTGATGCGGAAGCATGCGATTGAAGTGATTCATGGCACCGGACGGGTCATGGGGCCGTCGATTTTTTCCCCGAAGAGCGGTTCGGTGGCGGTTGAATACCCGGATAAGGAGGCCGATACGATCGTGCCGAAGCATCTCATTATCGCGACCGGATCCCGTCCGCGGATGCTGCCGGGACTGGACGCCGATGGAGACCTCATCGTTACGACGGATCAGGCGTTGGAATGGGAGAAGCTTCCGGCGCGCGTTGCCATATTGGGCGGCGGCGTCATCGGCGTCGAATGGGCATCGATGCTTGCCGACTTCGGCGTGGAGGTCGATGTCATCGAAGCGGGGGAGCGCATTGTCCCGATGGAAGAGGAAGAGACGGCGCGTGAGCTCCAGCGGCAATTGGCGAAGCGGGGCGTCCGCTTCCATACGAAGGCGGCGCTTCAGCCGGAAGCGGTACATAAGGATGAAGAGCGGGGAGAAGTTCATCTCATTATTGAGGAAAACGGGGAGAGCGTAAGCATAAATGCGGACAAGCTGCTCGTATCTATAGGAAGACAGGCTAATATCGAGAATATCGGCTTGGAAAATGTCGGCCTGGAAACGGAGAAAGGGTTCATCCGCGTCAACGAGTGGATGCAGACGAACGAGTCCCATATTTATGCGATTGGCGACGTGATCGGCGGCCTGCAACTGGCTCATGCCGCTGCAGCCGAAGGTCTGACCGCCGTGCGCCATCTGTGCGGCGATACGTCGGTTGGTTATGACTCGCGGAACATTCCGCGCGCGATCTACTCCCGTCCGGAAGCGGCCTCAATCGGCTGGACGGAGCAGGAAGCGAGAGCCGCAGGCTATGACGTGAAGGTCAGCCGCGTGCCGCTGCATGCGGTCGGCAAGTCACTGGTGCACGGCGAACCGGAAGGGTTCGCGAAGGTGATTGCGGATGCCCGGTCCCGCGATCTGCTCGGCGTTCATATTGTCGGGCCCCATGCGACCGAGCTGATCGGGGAAGCTTCGGCAGCCATGCTGCTGGATGCGACCGCGTGGGAGATGGGGCAGGTCATCCGGCCGCATCCGTCGCTCTCCGAGATATTGACCGAAGCGATGCTGGCCGTAGAAGGCAAAGCGATTCATATCTGA
- a CDS encoding dihydrolipoamide acetyltransferase family protein encodes MSDVNGKEITMPQLAESLVQATIGKWLKKPGDSFEAYEPICEVITDKVVAELPATEAGVMEQIIAQEGETVAVGAVICRVRTEAAAVPADAGQANKPAAAQGSVPAPASAGQDMSGRYSPAVQRLASEHGIDLTRLKGSGLGGRITRKDVQAAVESGATAAGAGAGAGGQTLRQAASSPAGQAGTPAPNAASEPLPDAAQVPVRHSGLHLADSPRIPTIEVEEAGRGETFIDVTPIRHTIASRMRQSVSEIPHAWTMIEVDVTNLVLLRNKVKDEFMRKEGFNLTYLAFVLKAVVNAIKDYPIMNSVWAVDKIIVKRDINLSLAVGTEDSVLTPVIKHADQKNIAGLAREIDELARKTREGRLRPDDMQGGTFTVNNTGSFGSILSYPIINYPQAAILTFESIVKKPVVINDMIAVRSMANMCLSLDHRILDGVICGRFLQRVKENLEGYTLDTKVY; translated from the coding sequence ATGTCTGATGTTAATGGGAAAGAAATCACGATGCCGCAGTTGGCCGAATCGCTTGTGCAGGCTACGATCGGCAAATGGCTGAAGAAGCCCGGAGACTCGTTCGAGGCGTATGAGCCAATCTGTGAAGTCATTACCGATAAAGTCGTTGCTGAACTGCCGGCTACCGAAGCGGGCGTCATGGAACAGATTATCGCGCAAGAGGGCGAGACCGTAGCCGTCGGCGCCGTTATCTGCCGCGTCCGCACGGAAGCGGCTGCGGTTCCGGCGGACGCAGGGCAGGCGAACAAGCCTGCCGCCGCGCAGGGCAGCGTCCCGGCGCCTGCTTCCGCCGGGCAAGATATGAGCGGGCGCTACTCGCCTGCCGTCCAACGCTTGGCGTCGGAGCATGGCATCGATCTGACCCGCTTGAAGGGCTCCGGCTTAGGCGGCCGGATTACGCGGAAGGACGTGCAGGCGGCCGTCGAGTCGGGAGCGACTGCCGCAGGCGCTGGAGCAGGTGCGGGCGGGCAGACGCTTCGCCAAGCAGCCTCATCGCCGGCGGGCCAGGCCGGAACTCCGGCCCCTAACGCAGCTTCGGAGCCGCTGCCGGATGCGGCTCAGGTGCCGGTGCGCCATTCGGGGCTCCATCTGGCGGATTCGCCGCGCATACCGACCATCGAAGTAGAGGAAGCCGGCCGCGGAGAGACGTTCATTGACGTGACGCCTATCCGCCATACGATTGCGAGCCGGATGCGGCAAAGCGTCTCCGAGATTCCGCATGCGTGGACGATGATTGAAGTCGACGTGACGAATCTCGTGCTGCTGCGCAACAAGGTCAAGGACGAGTTCATGCGCAAGGAAGGCTTCAATCTGACCTATCTCGCCTTCGTGCTCAAGGCGGTCGTCAACGCGATTAAGGATTATCCGATCATGAACTCGGTCTGGGCTGTCGACAAGATTATCGTCAAGCGGGACATCAATCTGTCGCTGGCGGTCGGCACGGAAGACTCGGTGCTGACGCCGGTCATCAAGCATGCGGATCAGAAGAACATTGCGGGCCTCGCCCGGGAAATCGACGAGTTGGCGCGCAAAACGCGCGAAGGACGGCTCAGACCCGATGATATGCAGGGCGGAACCTTCACCGTGAACAATACGGGCTCGTTCGGCTCGATTCTGTCCTACCCGATAATCAACTATCCGCAGGCGGCGATTCTGACGTTCGAGTCGATCGTCAAGAAGCCGGTCGTCATCAACGACATGATCGCGGTCCGCTCGATGGCGAACATGTGCTTATCGCTCGATCACCGCATTTTGGACGGCGTCATCTGCGGCCGCTTCCTGCAGCGCGTGAAGGAGAATCTGGAAGGCTATACGCTCGATACGAAAGTGTACTGA
- a CDS encoding DUF2627 domain-containing protein — MRQDTHVITRFIAILLLVIPGLLATFGFLTMKNVIFDYIADHGNDSLAAPSFGWLPFLGGFVMFAIGVAFIGGWVFYRDRKRNYVAPRFRKKKGPRPASFKPMIDQQASARDGSSSEPPASS; from the coding sequence ATGAGACAGGATACGCATGTGATAACCCGCTTTATTGCCATCTTGCTGCTCGTCATTCCGGGCCTTCTTGCGACCTTCGGCTTTTTGACGATGAAGAACGTCATCTTCGATTACATCGCCGACCATGGGAATGACAGTCTCGCCGCCCCTTCCTTCGGCTGGCTTCCTTTCCTTGGCGGCTTCGTCATGTTCGCCATCGGAGTCGCCTTTATCGGCGGTTGGGTGTTCTACCGCGACCGCAAGCGGAATTACGTCGCCCCCCGCTTCCGCAAGAAGAAGGGGCCGCGGCCGGCCTCGTTCAAGCCCATGATCGATCAGCAGGCCAGTGCCCGCGATGGTTCGTCTTCCGAACCTCCGGCCTCGTCATAG
- a CDS encoding alpha-ketoacid dehydrogenase subunit beta, with protein sequence MAVIDYIDAIRTAMKEEMERDADVFVLGEDVGLKGGVFTTTKGLYEQFGEARSLDTPLAESAIAGVAIGAAMVGMKPIAEMQYSDFMFPATNQIISEAARIRYRSNNDWSCPLVIRAPIGGGVAGGLYHSQCPESVFFGTPGLKIVAPATPYDAKGLLIAAIRDPDPVLYFENKKCYRMISGEVPEGDYVVPIGQANVVREGTDITVITYSLPVHMSMQAADELAKEGISAHILDLRTIQPLDREAILEAAAKTGKVLIIHEDNKSGGIGAEVSAIIAEELLFDLDAPIKRLCSPDIPAGPYSPPLEKFFMLNKDKVKDAMRELALF encoded by the coding sequence ATGGCGGTAATCGATTATATTGACGCAATACGAACGGCAATGAAGGAAGAGATGGAACGGGATGCCGACGTATTCGTGCTTGGCGAGGATGTCGGGCTCAAGGGCGGCGTGTTCACGACGACGAAGGGGCTGTATGAGCAATTCGGCGAAGCGCGCTCGCTCGATACGCCGCTGGCCGAATCCGCGATCGCGGGCGTCGCGATCGGCGCCGCGATGGTCGGGATGAAGCCGATCGCAGAAATGCAGTATTCGGACTTCATGTTCCCGGCGACGAACCAGATTATCAGCGAAGCGGCGAGAATCCGCTACCGCTCCAACAATGACTGGTCCTGTCCGCTTGTCATTCGCGCCCCGATTGGGGGCGGGGTGGCTGGCGGACTGTACCATTCACAATGTCCCGAATCGGTCTTTTTCGGCACGCCCGGATTGAAGATCGTCGCTCCGGCCACGCCTTATGACGCGAAGGGTCTGCTCATTGCGGCTATCCGCGACCCGGACCCGGTATTATATTTCGAGAATAAGAAATGCTATCGCATGATTAGCGGGGAAGTGCCGGAAGGCGATTATGTCGTTCCGATTGGACAAGCGAATGTCGTGCGCGAAGGAACGGATATTACCGTCATCACCTACAGCCTGCCGGTCCATATGTCGATGCAAGCTGCGGATGAGCTGGCCAAGGAAGGGATCAGCGCGCATATTCTTGATCTGCGCACGATTCAACCGCTGGATCGGGAAGCGATTCTCGAAGCGGCGGCGAAGACGGGCAAAGTGTTGATCATTCATGAAGACAACAAGTCGGGAGGTATCGGCGCGGAGGTCTCCGCCATTATTGCGGAAGAGCTGCTGTTCGATCTGGACGCGCCGATCAAGAGACTGTGCAGCCCGGATATTCCGGCAGGACCGTACAGCCCTCCGCTCGAGAAGTTCTTTATGTTGAACAAGGATAAGGTCAAGGATGCCATGCGCGAGCTGGCGTTGTTCTAA
- a CDS encoding thiamine pyrophosphate-dependent dehydrogenase E1 component subunit alpha yields the protein MTPEVNTRQKTRHESLGLSDEQAVDMYRKMRLARMYDERALLLQRAGKINFHVSGIGQEAAQIGAAFALDKEKDYFLPYYRDYGFVLSVGMTIRELMLAIFAKAEDPNSGGRQMPGHFGCKRLRIVTGSSPVATQVPHAVGIALAAKMRNEEAVSFVTLGDGSSNQGDFHEGCNFAGVHKLPMIVMVENNQYAISVPLDKQVAGRISDRALGYGFPGVRIDGCDVLEVYRTVKEARERALRGEGPTLIEAVMYRLAPHSTSDNDMVYRSKEEVEMNWKNDALPRYKAYLMECGLWSEEEDAQLIADIKSMVDRDIAYAEQAAFPAGEEALRHVYAEEEAGTWR from the coding sequence ATGACGCCGGAAGTGAATACTCGTCAGAAGACGAGGCATGAGTCCCTCGGACTCTCGGATGAACAGGCGGTTGACATGTACCGGAAGATGCGGCTTGCCCGCATGTACGATGAACGGGCGCTGCTGCTGCAGCGGGCGGGAAAAATCAATTTTCACGTATCCGGTATCGGTCAGGAAGCTGCCCAGATCGGTGCGGCATTTGCATTGGATAAGGAGAAAGACTATTTTTTACCCTATTACCGCGATTACGGATTCGTCCTGTCCGTCGGTATGACGATAAGAGAATTGATGCTGGCCATTTTTGCCAAGGCCGAGGATCCGAACAGCGGCGGCCGGCAGATGCCGGGCCATTTCGGCTGCAAGCGACTTCGCATCGTCACCGGATCCAGTCCGGTGGCGACGCAAGTGCCGCATGCCGTAGGCATTGCGCTGGCGGCGAAAATGCGCAACGAAGAAGCGGTCTCCTTCGTCACGCTGGGCGACGGCTCGAGCAACCAGGGGGATTTCCATGAGGGGTGCAACTTCGCGGGCGTGCATAAGCTGCCGATGATCGTGATGGTGGAGAATAACCAGTATGCCATCTCCGTCCCTCTGGACAAGCAGGTGGCGGGACGCATCAGCGACCGGGCGCTGGGCTATGGCTTCCCTGGGGTACGCATCGACGGCTGCGATGTGCTGGAGGTGTATCGCACCGTCAAGGAAGCACGCGAGCGGGCGCTTCGGGGCGAAGGGCCTACTCTTATCGAGGCGGTGATGTACCGGTTGGCTCCGCATTCGACTTCGGACAATGATATGGTATACCGGTCGAAGGAAGAAGTGGAGATGAACTGGAAGAACGATGCGCTGCCTCGCTACAAGGCGTATTTGATGGAATGCGGCCTCTGGTCAGAGGAAGAGGACGCGCAGCTCATCGCGGACATCAAATCGATGGTGGATCGCGATATCGCGTACGCCGAGCAGGCTGCCTTCCCGGCTGGAGAAGAGGCGCTGCGGCACGTCTATGCGGAGGAGGAAGCAGGCACATGGCGGTAA